DNA sequence from the Oncorhynchus keta strain PuntledgeMale-10-30-2019 chromosome 1, Oket_V2, whole genome shotgun sequence genome:
accttttgccacatttcaggcttcaaacataaagatataaaactgtatttttttgtgaagaatcaacaacaagtgggacacatgctggactagtaaccggaaggttgcgagttcaaacccccgagctgacaaggtacaaatctgtcgttctgcccctgaacaggcagttaacccactgttcccaggccgtcattcaaaataagaatatgttcttaactgacttgcctggttaaataaaggtaaaataaaaattaaataaaaagatttcaaatcaaatcaaactgtattggtcacatgcgccgaatacaacaactgTAGACCGTGAAAAGCTTtattgccaccaatgctccttataggacacatcactacactcttCTGTACACTGGACATCACtgtaccattcggccatcagatttgccaccaatgctccttataggacacatcactgcactcttctgtaaactggtcatctctgtgtacccgtcacaagacccactggttgttgTTAATTtataaaaaccctcttaggcctcactctccccgatctgagatatctactgcagccctcatcctccacatacaacacctgttcactctccccgatctgagatatctactgcagccctcatcctccacatacaacacctgttcactctccccgatctgagatatctactgcagccctcatcctccacatacaacacctgttcactctccccgatctgagatatctactgcagccctcatcctccacatacaacacctgttcactctcCCCGacctgagatatctactgcagccctcatcctccacatacaacacctgttcactccccccgatctgagatatctactgcagccctcatcctccacatacagtacaacacccGATCTGCCAGTCACCTTCTGTTAACAGCATCCTGCCCAGGCAGACCAACTATTACTGGATAGGGATCCGTAAGGTGGACGACGTGTGGACCTGGGTGGGGACCAATAAGACCCTGACTAAAGAGGCAGAGAACTGGGCAGACGGGGAACCCAACAACGGGGGGAACAACGAGGACTGTGTGGAGATGTACATcaagagagagaaggacacaGGGAAGTGGAACGACGAGTCGTGTATGAAGAAGAAGACGGCTCTGTGCTTCACAGCCTCGTGTCAGAGCGACTCATGTTACCATGGAGAGTGTGTGGAGACCATCAACAGCCACCACTGTAAATGCTTTGAGGGCTTCTACGGAGAGCAGTGTGAACACGGTAAGCAAGCCCAGGATGATATAGTCCAAATATCTAATACAGGCAGTATGAAGCCAACTGTTATCACACTCAATGTTCTCTTAATTGTAACTCTGCCTGTTTTCCGTTGTCGGCAGTTGTTGAATGTAAGATGGAGGGGGTCACTGTCCCTGCTAATGCCAGTGTCAGTTGCTCTCACCCCAATGGGTATTTCTCCTTTGACTCGACGTGTCAGTATTCCTGTGAAGAGGGGTACCGGCTGAGCAGCTCCGGGCCTGTGAGATGCACAGCCTCAGAATCATGGTCAGAACAGCCTCCCACCTGTGAATGTAAGTATATCCTCTTATTAACCTTATAAATAAGGTGTTCTGGAAAGACTAATAACAGAAGAAAATAAGCTACAATTTGTCATAAACTTTTGATTTGTACTTTCTTTGAATTACTTCAGTGTATTGCTATTGGTCTTTATACCAGTATGGCAGCTTAGACCTCCTgtatttcagttgttgtgtatCTTGAGTAATGTCTTCATCGTGGCACATTTAGTCATGTATTGCGATCTGCACTCTCTTCCCCAGTGGTCTCATGCAGTGAGCTGTATGAACCTGGGAAGGGTTCCATGGCCTGCTCCCATCCCCTGGGCTCCTTCAGCTACCTGTCCACCTGTACCTTTACCTGTGAGGAGGGCTATGAGAGGCTGGCCTCCAGCTCTGCTACCCTGCAGTGTGGAGCCTCGGGACAGTGGAATGACTCACAGCCGCAGTGTATTGGTGTGTACAGGTTCTGGATATCTGTAAACGTAGACCCCATAACATGTTACATCAACTGTAGTTGCTATAAATATATGAATGACACAGGACATTTTCCATTCAGAAATATCTAGGAGGATAAAACGAGTTCTGTAATTGTATGACAGTAGAATTGTCTCTGGACACAGActgaccactgcaccactctgtctTGCAGCTGTAAGCTGCCCTACCCTCCAGCAGCCACAAGATGGCGCTATCAGCTGGAGAGAAGACTTCACCTATGGAAGCAGCTGTAACTTTAGCTTAGGTTATCTCCTCAAGGGGCCGATCACGCTGACCTGCACATCAGCTGCTGAGTGGAGTGAGGAGATACCACACTGTGAAGGTAAGGACAAACTTTTTTGCATCTTTAAAATAGACCTGATTTGAACCATTTTCTATATTGACAAGAGTTTTTAAACCAATTTAAACCATTATCTTTATTGACAAGATAGACATATGAccactctaa
Encoded proteins:
- the LOC118362141 gene encoding E-selectin-like → MKIIKDPPHTVQHPICQSPSVNSILPRQTNYYWIGIRKVDDVWTWVGTNKTLTKEAENWADGEPNNGGNNEDCVEMYIKREKDTGKWNDESCMKKKTALCFTASCQSDSCYHGECVETINSHHCKCFEGFYGEQCEHVVECKMEGVTVPANASVSCSHPNGYFSFDSTCQYSCEEGYRLSSSGPVRCTASESWSEQPPTCELVSCSELYEPGKGSMACSHPLGSFSYLSTCTFTCEEGYERLASSSATLQCGASGQWNDSQPQCIGVYRFWISVNVDPITCYINSVSCPTLQQPQDGAISWREDFTYGSSCNFSLGYLLKGPITLTCTSAAEWSEEIPHCEAVQCPSPVVPLGGQVSCEAPSHPWGSVCNFSCDEGYDHQGAPNMQCSRSGEWSAETPTCTATPEPPLNPTILGLAAGGAVSLSGLSLAAWLLKRIRQKANKFDLNSTSDIEEPLQTYRKSIDSLI